In Sebastes fasciatus isolate fSebFas1 chromosome 8, fSebFas1.pri, whole genome shotgun sequence, the DNA window gccagatgcagcaaagcagccccataacataacctagcctcctccatgtttcacattaggtacagtgttcttttctttgtatgcttcatttttgcgtctgtgaacatagagctgatgtgacttgccaaaaagctccagttttgtctcatctgtccaaaggacattctcccagaagctttgtggcttgtcaatatgcattttggaaaattccagtctcgcttttttatgatttggtgtcctccttggttgtcttccattaagtctactttggctcaaacagcgacggatggtgcgatctgacactgatgtaccttgaccttggagttcacctctaatctctttggaagttgttctgggctctttggttaccattcgtattatccttctcttcaatttgtcatcaattttcctcttgcgtccacgtccagggaggttggctacagtcccgtggaccttaaacttctgaataatatgtgcaactgtagtcacaagaacatcaagctgcttggagatggtcttatagcctttacctttaacatgcttgtctataattttctttctaatctcctgagacaactctctccttagctttctgtggtccatgttcagtgtggtacacaccatgataccgaacagcacagtgactacttttcaccctttaaataggcagactgactgattacaagtttgaagatacctgtgatgctatttacaggacacaccttagtttaacatgtccctatggtcaaattattttccaatcttttctaggggtaccatcatttttgtccaggtcagtttcattagtttgttttttaaaatgattctgttgaaccacaattcaaaaacaatgtctgattgtcattagttaattttcagtaaatttttatttattattacttttgtcagtttcaagttatttcagtgaccattgttggtttttctttctttaacggaagggtaccaacaattttgtccacatgTGTAGCTAGTAGCACATGTTGAAGAACATCAAGTCCTCATTATTGACCTCCTTGTTCAATGAAATCCTTTTAGATATCCAACAGTGACGCTAATTCTCTCACTTTCCTTCCTCTGTCCACAGTCAACCCTTAATTCCTTCAAATTACCGGAGGTTTCAGTTGATGAGATTCTCTGTGGAGGAAATCAATAACTCCACCAACCTCCTGCCAAATGTATCTCTCGGCTATGACATATTTGATCACTGCTCAAATACACACAATTTTCCAGGCATTTTCAAACTCCTCTCAGTCAACAACTTGATCCAACCTTGGGGTGAACCACACGAGCATCTGTCCGGAGTGATGGCTGTGGTCGGCCCTTATACCAGCAGTCAGGCCCTGACTGTAGCCCCACTGTTCATGATGGACCTCATTCCTATGGTACATTTTTACAAGTTTTATGTCAATTTCAAAAATGTAAAACCGCTTGTAACTTTCGAGAAATCTGTCACTGAAAATAATTACCACTTCTTTACTGCTCTTTGAACAGGTCAGCTACGGAGCTGCTAGTTCTGTCTTTTCAAGAAAACAGAATTTTCCCTCTTTCCTACGAACGACGCTTCCCAATAAAGACATCATAGACATGATTGTTAACATTGTGCAGCACTTCAACTGGCGCTGGGTTGCTTTCCTTCACATTGATGATAATTACGGCAAAGATGGCCAGGAACTGTTCATAAATAGGATTCAAGACACTGAGATCTGCCTGGCGTTCACCAAAGGCCTCAACCAAAATACAAATTACCCCCAAATGTTCAAACAGATAGAGGAACATAAGATAGGTGTCATTATTGTTTTTGCTCCTGAATGGACTGCTGAAGCTCTCATTGAGTCAGCAATACAACTAAATGTCACTAACAAGGTGTGGATAGCAGGGGATGCATGGTCCTTAAACAAGAAGATCCGCCAGAAGAAAGGAATCAGAAATATTGGAACTGTACTTGGAGTGTCTCAGCCAGTAGTGACAATACCTGGTTTCAGTGACTTTATCTATTCTACAAAAAGCCAGACTTATTGTGAAACTGCAGAACAAAATGGGTTTTGTAATCAGGTTTGCAACTGTAGCAGCCTGAGTCCAGAAGATGTCATCGCTGCAGACCCATCTTTTAATTTTCCTGTTTATTCTGCTGTCTACGCCATCGCTCACGCCTTACACAATGTCTTGCAATGTGTCGCTGGCAGATGTAATGGCAACATTACAGTGTACCCACACATGGTAAGTACACAAATAATCTGagcattcatttaatttattctcacCATCTGCTTCTTGGACATTTATGTTACTGACAAGTTTATCTTACAGACAAGTCTATTTGAAAGTGACCAATGATAACACAGACTACTTGAATATAACAGTAAGCATCTTTagtctttaaaggtcccatattgtaaaaagtgcaattttcatgtcttttatattataaagtaggtttaagtgctttataaatactgttaaactatcaaaacgctcaatatacggagaaatacacagcccgtattcagaaattgtgcgtttgaaacaagccgttaggatttctgtccatttgtgatgtcacaaatatacaatatttagacaattacacggttttaaacataaacattctaaatgtgtcccagtttatttcctgttgcagtgtatgtgaatgacatcagctgacaggaagtaaacatggacccaaactgttgcatagcaacgcaattccgttgcaattccattgaaatgcactaaaacggagtgtttcagacagagggtaaatagaggtatattcaggcagacagtatgaagaaaatattgtgtttttttttaacattacagcatgtaaacatgttctagtagaaacataaaatacaagtattaacctcaaaatgagcataatatgggacctttaaatcctCTGAATACAATCAAAACTGATTATCTGTCAAATATAAATCGGATAATAGATCTGCACACTCTATTTATGGCTTCCAGGAGGatactttaaagggatagtttgggtgttttgaaagggggttttatgaggtacttatccgtagtcagtgtgttaccgtACAGTAGATGGTGGTCGGAActgcttggagaagcagacaggagttaccgcatggaagcaaagtaatgtactgctaaaagaaaggcccacctaaaaaaaaaaatcacaatatcagtgtacactatatttagaatatttttgtcGCTCAACCTTACCGTCCTTTCAAAcaaggaactgaagccgttgtattcatctatgctctcgccagagccaccagactccattgaaaaaaacagtaatttaacctcaCAGATGTAGGGATTTGGCAGTAACatgtttggttattagcaaatgaattaataaataataatagaattattaatataaataaaaattatcaataaacattaataataaacggggcaccaccctggaatcagggaccaataaccaaaacgttaataaaGTCTCATTtaatatactaaactatcaatttggaacgttgatcaATAATtgaattaataactataaccaaaatagatagtaaaggttgaaggatattggagttcttgacatagcagaggttggcattattcactcttgtacaacattaaacagaccagcatgtatattccacaaacgtttatttacaagataataaaggtttaaaacacaatattaatctaactaaataactaaactaaacgaaccaaacaaagtgtgtgtgtgtgtgtctgtgagaaagagagagagagagagagagagagagagagagagacaagatggcTGGCTACTTGTCTCAggatgtctgtatggcctacagacaaaatggcgagcactgtaaaactacaaagatggcgggatCAAAGATAGCCGCCAACGTGTtaccacatgacctctttgttcttcggagCATGTGTGttcaagaaagagagagagagagagagagagagagagagagagagagagagaagatggcTGGCTActtgtctcaagatgtctgcGTGGCCTACAGACAAAAtagcgagcactgtaaaactacaaagatggcagGATCACCacatggcctctttgttcttcggagcacatgtgctcaggaaggacagagaggggggtgatgtgaGGTGAGGTTAACTGAATGTGTaggtgtatgtttatgtttaatacTAATTCACactttctgtatgtgatcttaatgtgtgtcagataatgcagtgggttagaaaagatggttagtttgcatgcaagaccttgtctatgtgaagcatgaactaaacacatcagatgtggcgaagccagctacccaaatatcttaactacaaataatatcacaacagtcaaactcaatgaataataGTAAACATatcaatacaggtacattctagaaatcaaagttgaacagtcttgctcagccatgtgccATCGCTACtgctaaggtaagcccagtacgttaccgatccatggaagaaaagggtttgtaattccatgtgttgaagttgtggttccaagtcaaagatgttgtCTGTGCTGTGCTCAAATCAAGTTGCGCAGATTGGAGGAAGCTGGTCGCTCCAATACTttcttcccagcagcttgatagcttggtgctaacttccttgcagttgttgcttgaagttagttGGTAAAAAGGCAGGCTCTCGCGTCTTCTGCTTTAGAAGATCCTTGTGTTcctatggctgtttcctaacaggccatagatcAGAGAGCTTAGGtggggagagcagcagctcacctctgcAGGTCAGCAAAGGTGAGGAGAAGGAGCAGAAAGAgctgaaagaggaggaagaagggattcctctggttttgtcctgggtgaatttcacacctatgtgtgactagccaatggctactgagctgaGTCCTCAGCCACTTGctactgagctgagctgagtccATGGGTCAAGGATCATGTTACCGAGTTCATGTGGTCACTTGCCACCAGTCACATTCACATTGGTGGGTCCCTACACAGAACACAACGGTTgcttgctggtctaccgctgcctctaTCGGTTAGTTTGCTTGTGTtatttgtgtgactttggttagttcggatcaACCAAAGTCAAACAATAGTACAAACAAACTACCTACCTACTTCTTTTTAGgcgggcctttcttttaggtgtctaaaatacgttttgctgccggccctgtccacagtagtacattactttgcttccATGCATTGACTTCTGTCTGAGGCGTGCCGACCGTTATCTACTATCTACTGTTATTACCTTGTAAACATTGCCTTGGTACCAAAATCTTAGACAAGACAATTTCAGAGATAGAAGAGAGTACAATCTAATAAACCACTAAAAACTATTTATCTTAACACCTTATAATGTTTATTGTGAACACATGCGAGTAATCCGAACTTTCTTTACCCACATCAGGTTCTAGCAGAGCTGCAGAAGTCAAACTTTACTCTTTTAAACCAGAGTATTCAGTTTGATGAGCATGGTGACCCCACGTTCGGATCCTATTCTATAGTTTTCTGGAACCGCAGTGGTGACGCAGAGGAGATCGGCTTTTATAAATTTCGCCAATTGTTCCGTTTCTTCATCAACACCAGCAAAATTCAGTGGCACACAAAAGGAGAAGTAAGTTGTATTTTCCTACCAAGAATTTATACGCTATATGTTGATTTGAAAATACTTAGTtttggcttgtgtgtgtgtggatgagtaCACGTGAacaaatatatgtttattttgtaataGCTGTGACAGGGGCAAAACATATTATCAGGAACATCAACCAATGGTGGTTGTTCATGTCATTTGCAGGGACATCCAGATATAATACTCAGTGTTGATTACATATTTCAAACCCTGTTTCGAATTTTTAAAAAGCTGTGTAGGCTTtgaagggactatttgtaactttcagaaatgcttgttaacagttacacctgtggccgtgaagtcaacgaagGTCAGCGTCGGGCTTGGACTCGCGCTTGCgtgctctaaatagacatgaatgagcatcgctcaaaacagtgaggcgacacacgtcagctaaaatcacaatatcaatctatatttcacctgcttggcagtaatgttagctgacaagacgaaggtctctccaggaatcactgctgatcctagtgttgacttttcctgctggctgaagcaggaagagaaacgttattgtctccgagcgcgcccgcagggagacaccggcacccggtcggagatggTAACGtgtctcttcctgcttcaggcccgctgataacgtttctcgctgcggagccccgtcacttcacaagacacaggaaacctctgttggtctggaggagctgcagcatttatttctgcacaaacgtcaactgtacattcactagatattctcagagctaaactaactcttctgcagtgtgtagtgagcacGCGTTCACGTccagaggtggagcgagacagcgagaatgcgctcggtgtgagtgaaggcaggcaggcagaggagcagaggctccggccacacaaGTGCGCTCGCGTGCACATGTACCCCTAcctggtacatttatacgcttaaaaagttacaaacagtccctttaaataagcTAGCGCCGCATCTCTATGATTTGCCTCCACGCCTTCAGGTGTTCTCTTCCACTTGCATTTACTTTTCTGCTAAATAATTGTCTTGTACAGGTACCTACTTCACTGTGTAATGAAGAATGTGATGCAGGATTTGTAAAAAAGCAAGATGGATTCCACAAATGCTGCTTcgattgtgaaatctgttcaaAGGGAACTTATATCAACAGCACAGGTAAATTATTTTCCTTTATTGGAAGAAAATGAGTAAAAGCAGTGCTCTCGTCACACAATCAGATACGCTCAGTGAAcaactccagggtctgaaaggtgaagccaatgaggaagtgccttaaacttgcattctttctaatagccagcaggggacgactcctctgactgtatagaagtctatgagaaaatgagcctacttctctcttgatttattacctcagtaaacactgtaaatatgagtttatgatctcaattgctagtttcaagtcttcttcaatacagcatgatgttcatttagtaattatggtctcatttagagtcaaagagaccataaagcagggcatGCTTTAGGGCAGGGCTACCTTGTGagtgacaggtcgttaccacggcgttgtccatgttgttttcagttcatgaaagttaattatcacctttttggtcgcctaaaaaagtatttttacgGTCGTACTTAgatccaccctctcgtgtcacttctggttgcaaaataccaagatggcgacgaccaatcTGCGGCAGATTACGGACAGACCGTATGCTCTGTGTGCCAGTTAGCAAATTAATAAACTGATTGATGAATGTAATACAGctctatttataaaaaaaaattctatgtGAAAAGTTCAATGGCATATTTTAGCAGTTTTGTGAACTattttgttaaaggtcccatattgtaaaaagggagattttcaggtcttttatattataaagcaagtttaagtgctatataaatactgttaaactatcaaaacactcgaTGTacgaagaaatacacacagcccgtatttagaaattgtgcgtttgaaacaagccgtcaggatttctgtctatttgtgatgtcacaaatatacaatatttagaccattacacggttttaaacgtaaacattctaaatgcgtcccagtttattcctggttgcagtgtatgttaatgacatcagctgacaggaagtaaacatggacgcaacgcaacgcaattctgttgcaattccgttaaaatgcactaaaacggagcgtttcagacagagggtaaatacaggtatattcaagcagacagtatgaggataataaaggtttacagcatgtaaacatgttctagtagaaacacaaaatacaagtatgaacctgaaaaagagcacgatatgggacctttaaaagacgTATGAACCACTATGCCTGTACTCTATGTTACACAGCTAGCATGCTACGAATGTTGGCTAAATATGGCTTTGATGTTATAAATGTGACTCGTCTAACACTAGACTGGACAGCGAAAGACAGACAGTCACTCAtagatataaaaacactgttttatatctatgtctGCGAGGGTGTTTCTATCCATCTGTAAAGAGATGCATTTCCTGGCAGTGAACACTAAGGGGCGGAACCCTACTATATGGATTTatggacaaaaaacaaaaccctgTGGAAATGAGGGTAAAACTAGAGCAATAAATTCTTCATATTGTTACAGTTACCTCCAGGGTGTATCACTGTAACCTGTACAGCAAGTTGATGTAAAAGCTCATTTTAGGAAAACGTAGATTTAACATCTAACGTTGCTTCCTCAACTGTTTGATCTCTCTTTACTTACAGAGGATTTTCCAAAAGTGAATCTTAACTTTTATTGACAATCTGTCCGTCTCTTGTGTAAAACAGAGGACCCCTACAAGTGCATCAACTGTAAGGAGACAGAATGGTCTCCAGCAGGAAGTACATCATGCAATCTGCGGGTGGTGGAGTACGTCCCATTCACAGACAGCGGGGCTATCCTGATCATGGTCGGAGCCTGGGCCTTGGTGGGCCTCACACTGGCTGTGTCTGTTCTCTTTGCCATCAACTACAACACACCTGTTGTCAGATCTGCTGGCGGACCAATGTGCTTCCTAATTTTAGGCTGCCTCAGTCTGTGTAGTCTCAgtgttttctttcactttgATAAGCCAACAATCTCCTTTTGTATCTTAAGGTTCTTACCATTTCTCTTGTTCTACACTGTTTGTCTAGCATGTTTTGTTGTGCGCTCTTTTCagattgtttacattttcaaaatggCCGCAATGTTCCCCAAAATCCACAGTTTGTGGATTAAATATCACGGACAATGGCTGGTCATCACTGGGGCATTTGTTATTCAGGCACTCTTACTTCTTATTGGCTATACTTACGCCCCCCTGAAGCCCCACAATGAAACATTTTGGTACCCAGACAAAATCATACTTCGTTGCGACATTAATCTCAAAGCATCCTCTGCTCCTGTggtttttcttttatctttgtGCTCCCTTTGCTTTATTTTCTCCTACATGGGAAAAGACCTCCCTAAAAATTACAACGAGGCCAAAGCAATAACCTTCTGCCTGCTCCTGTTGATCCTCACCTGGATCAGCTTTGCCACTGTATTCCTACTTTACCATGGCAAGTACATCCAAACTCTTAACGCTCTGGCAGTACTCTTCAGTCTGTACTCctttctgttgttttatttcctACCCAAATGCTACATCATCATTTTTCAATCGTACAAAAACACGCAGGAGTACTTCCAAGGTCTCATTATGAATTATACCAAAACAATCAGCCAGTAGCTGCTTCCAGTAAATGTGTGTCTTCTGTAAACAGAAGAAGTGTTGTGCTTCAGGccttctgaaaacattcaatGAAGTGACAATAATTTTGCGTTTTAGATTAGACggtcaaaaaaaaagtaatttaaatcTGTGTCTATGTGTTGTTGTAACCTTATCATGTTACATGTATTATGATTGGTTATTTGGTTGTCTTACTAAGGGCTGCAATTTTAAAGTAGCTACAATATACAGTGATTAACATGTCAACAAGAGACTGTTGTTtgagagtctacagccatgctagtggctctGTGACACTGCACTTAAAAGGAAAAGACCACTGGTTCCCAATCTGGGGAAGCCGACCctactaggggtcgccaaagcttcacaggaGGTCGTGAGGTCTTCTTGATTTTAAAAGCAGAATATGTAACcgttgttgtttcctgtttgtaaAAAACACCGCATTCAAAGAGCGGGAGAGCGAACTATATAGTGAATGAACAGAGCGAGAGCTGCGTtagtgagaagaaaaaaaaagcgaatcggagaaataaaactttattttctgattgtttcccggcggttacgttctaaaacacAGAGCTAACTCCATTATTTTTTGTATCAGTATATATATTGTTAGTTATATAGTTCATTCTTGCATTTTATActtttaagatataaacatgataagggcacggtgaagacctgaacacaagttatattcagagccttccctctctgctaaacagcgtcaccttgcattagaaaagtatgcagttaaaggttccatattgtaaaaagtaagattttcacatcttttacattataaagcaggtttaagtgctttataaatactgtaaaaaggtatcgaagcgctcaatatacggagtaatacacagccagtattcagaaattgtgcttttgaaacaagcttttaggatttctgtccatttgtgatgtcacaaatatacaatatttagaccattacacggttttaaacgtaaacattctaaatacgacccagtttatttcctgttgcagtctATGTtaatgacaggaagtaaacatggacccaaactgttgcctagcaatgtaATTCTGTTGTAATTCCGTTggaatgcactaaaacggagcatttcagacagacggtaaatacaggtatattcagacagacagtatgaggaaaataaatttttttttagcattacagcatgtaaacatgttctagtagaaacacaaaatacaagtatgaacctgaaaattagcacgatatgggacctttaaaacaaccaaagagctaatagaacaatggccaagcatcagggagaaaaaaaaaagcctattaAGTTTGAATTATTGTTGgaaacataaaaatacatacaCAAGTGGCAGGGGTCTGTGGCCCTGGTAACTAGACTAACTAGACTTGTGATCTAATCTGCTCTAAATtgcaatttgtccaatactttgatttatgactaaatactTTCAACCAGCCTCAGCTGCTGCACATGCTTTAGACATACACTTTAAAATCTTATTAGATGATGTATTACTGACCAGCCTGAGGACACTCAGAGATTATCCACATAAAGTTAATTCTGTTGAGCCCTGCACGGATTTAGATATTTACATGTACAGCAGTTGTATAACAGCAAGAGtgattcaataaaaatatataatggaatgtgtgtgtgatttcctTTCTGTTTAACAGTTTCTGGAGGTTGCCATAACACTAATGTTGTATAATAATGACGCTGTCTACAGGCTAGACTACAGGCACACCTGCAATATACTGTCTAAAATTCAGACTTGAAAGATCTTGTGTGCACAACTTTGTTCAAATACACATCTAAGATTCACCTGATTTCCGTGTAATAAATAAAGGCTACTTCACCCCATTATGTGCTGCCATAAAAGTCAAAAATTTTTTG includes these proteins:
- the LOC141771961 gene encoding taste receptor type 1 member 1-like, coding for MKHFLFSLCLLGTFLHALAQCTVPASEFQLDGDYLLGGLFDIHHDNDPVYHDRPEAIDCSSQPLIPSNYRRFQLMRFSVEEINNSTNLLPNVSLGYDIFDHCSNTHNFPGIFKLLSVNNLIQPWGEPHEHLSGVMAVVGPYTSSQALTVAPLFMMDLIPMVSYGAASSVFSRKQNFPSFLRTTLPNKDIIDMIVNIVQHFNWRWVAFLHIDDNYGKDGQELFINRIQDTEICLAFTKGLNQNTNYPQMFKQIEEHKIGVIIVFAPEWTAEALIESAIQLNVTNKVWIAGDAWSLNKKIRQKKGIRNIGTVLGVSQPVVTIPGFSDFIYSTKSQTYCETAEQNGFCNQVCNCSSLSPEDVIAADPSFNFPVYSAVYAIAHALHNVLQCVAGRCNGNITVYPHMVLAELQKSNFTLLNQSIQFDEHGDPTFGSYSIVFWNRSGDAEEIGFYKFRQLFRFFINTSKIQWHTKGEVSCIFLPRIYTLYVDLKILSFGLCVCG
- the LOC141771962 gene encoding taste receptor type 1 member 2-like — encoded protein: MYPYLVPTSLCNEECDAGFVKKQDGFHKCCFDCEICSKGTYINSTEDPYKCINCKETEWSPAGSTSCNLRVVEYVPFTDSGAILIMVGAWALVGLTLAVSVLFAINYNTPVVRSAGGPMCFLILGCLSLCSLSVFFHFDKPTISFCILRFLPFLLFYTVCLACFVVRSFQIVYIFKMAAMFPKIHSLWIKYHGQWLVITGAFVIQALLLLIGYTYAPLKPHNETFWYPDKIILRCDINLKASSAPVVFLLSLCSLCFIFSYMGKDLPKNYNEAKAITFCLLLLILTWISFATVFLLYHGKYIQTLNALAVLFSLYSFLLFYFLPKCYIIIFQSYKNTQEYFQGLIMNYTKTISQ